One genomic segment of Stigmatopora argus isolate UIUO_Sarg chromosome 1, RoL_Sarg_1.0, whole genome shotgun sequence includes these proteins:
- the LOC144076956 gene encoding transcription factor HES-2-like: MSPNVTCDALASPSQRPTVAERKEAIELRKTMKPLVEKRRRARINDSLNHLKELILPLTGKDKSRYSKLEKADILEMTVTFLSDISPLQNKNSTDSYKEGYKACLQRASALLPNISLQREASKQVADFLQRSAAATSTRQCLNCCSQRPGGFPHIQQRLLRLKSTLGHKPEGAGTHGRALSSPQHDSAPMWRPW; the protein is encoded by the exons ATGTCCCCTAACGTGACTTGTGATGCTTTGGCATCCCCTTCTCAGAGGCCCACCGTGGCCGAAAGGAAGGAAGCCATTGAACTCAGAAAG actATGAAACCTTTGGTGGAAAAAAGAAGGCGCGCTCGCATCAATGACAGCCTGAACCACTTGAAAGAGTTGATTCTTCCCCTCACTGGCAAAgat AAGAGTCGGTACTCCAAGTTGGAAAAAGCAGACATTCTGGAGATGACTGTGACGTTCCTCAGTGATATTTCCCCCCTCCAAAATAAAA ATTCCACAGACAGTTACAAAGAAGGCTACAAAGCTTGTCTCCAGCGCGCTTCTGCTCTCCTTCCCAACATCAGCTTGCAGCGGGAGGCCTCCAAACAGGTGGCCGATTTCCTCCAGCGATCCGCGGCGGCCACAAGCACCCGGCAGTGCCTCAATTGCTGCAGCCAGAGGCCCGGGGGGTTCCCGCATATCCAACAGAGACTCCTTCGCCTCAAATCCACTTTGGGTCACAAACCTGAGGGGGCAGGGACTCACGGCAGAGCTCTGTCTTCTCCGCAGCACGACAGTGCCCCCATGTGGAGACCATGGTAG
- the LOC144079287 gene encoding transcription factor HES-2-like, translated as MSPSITSEASQSLTVRSTVAQRKQAHELRKTLKPLLEKRRRARINDSLSHLKSLILPLVGKDNARYSKLEKADILEMTVRFLRDLPNSTAKEPAESYREGYKACLQRVSALLPKTSLDQEACQRVSDFVQRSMSASVTPSCLNCCAQSSRAFPHIQQRLLSLKSSFNSRADSQPQPQPAAQSHRDAQDVQPAVNADMWRPW; from the exons ATGAGTCCCAGCATCACTTCCGAGGCCAGCCAGTCTCTCACTGTCCGGTCCACCGTGGCCCAGAGGAAACAAGCCCACGAACTTAGAAAG ACTCTCAAACCGCTGTTGGAGAAGAGAAGGCGTGCTCGTATTAATGACAGTCTCAGCCATTTGAAGAGTCTCATTCTACCTTTGGTTGGAAAAGACAACGCACGCTACTCCAAACTGGAGAAAGCCGACATTCTAGAAATGACCGTCCGCTTCCTCAGAGATCTTCCAAACTCGACGGCAAAAG AACCCGCAGAAAGTTACAGAGAAGGCTACAAGGCGTGCCTCCAGCGTGTCTCGGCTCTCCTCCCAAAAACAAGCCTCGACCAGGAGGCTTGCCAGCGGGTCAGCGATTTTGTGCAACGCTCCATGTCCGCTTCGGTCACCCCGTCCTGCCTCAACTGCTGCGCACAGAGCTCCAGGGCATTCCCGCACATCCAGCAGAGGCTGCTGAGTCTCAAGTCCAGCTTCAACTCCAGGGCCGACagtcaacctcagcctcagccGGCGGCTCAAAGCCACCGTGATGCTCAAGACGTCCAGCCCGCTGTCAACGCTGACATGTGGAGGCCCTGGTAG